Within the Pagrus major chromosome 4, Pma_NU_1.0 genome, the region catagtattgtagcattctcctaaacaactgaaggaaaTTGGGACTTGtcttaaaactgaaaaaaaaaaactgacaaaaaacaatcaaatggCTACATACAGGTCATCCGACAAATCTCCgaaagtgattttaaaatgtcatttacaccctttttaaaagtCTAAATACTCACTAGCTGCTCTGCTGCGACAAACGTAGACTTGGACAAGCGATagagccatttaatgtttttttaggtGTCTTTTACGTTTTataacaagtccccatctacttcagttgtttaggagaatgctgtaacgGTGattagctgtgaagctccagaaatgggGCTGGTAGATGATccctgaattttcatttttgggtgaactcctTCAATGTGTTCTCTGAATTGCACCATCTCAAAAAGTGACACCATGGACAACtttcaaaaatagaaaatattattttaatgtacaaaaaaaaaatttaacactttgttttcattgatcTTTTCCACATAATATAAACATTCAATATAACTGAATTGACACATTATTCATCCTGGAATAGGTAACATTACTGAACACAAATCACGGCCATTATAAATGACAGAAGCTGCCGTCATCACTTCCCTCCATGCCCATTCACAGCTGGCGTGGAGGCTGAGGTCCCATTGGATGTagactggaaacaaacaaacaacagagtaTTATGAACAAGCAGCGAGTCAACAGATCAATAGTAACTGTATTGTGACTGTAGTTGTCATTCATGAATTTTGTGGTTTGTCTTTACATTTGAAGAGGGGGGCATGTTGTCTGGGCTGGAATCAGCTATGGTTGCCAGATAGACGAGGTTGCGATGCAGGATCTGTTGGTAtctgatggagaaacacacacacaaaaaaaacagcagctgaaaataacctgtagaggaagagaggcacACCTGCATATACACAGAGCACAACTCACCACAGTGAGCAGACATATCCTACACGTGACTGCACAAAAAACTCAATGcacatgattattattaagtaTCAGATCAGTGAGGGTTGTTTTGACTTACTGTACACACTCCACTGCTCGTCCTTTCTGCATGTATTCAGTGATGCATCTGACTAATTGGTCGTTTTCATCCAGCAGCTGcgacagagaaaacaaaaacatgaaccATCCTGACTCACATACAGTAACTTTAACCAGCTAATGTGTCTATGcttatatatatacatcttaGCAGGCTTAAACCATCGAAAAAAGGCGAGCCAATGTGTGTAACATGGTATATTTACACAGTAGCATGTAGCATAAATTAGCGAAGTGGCTAGCTAGTGGCTAAATGCTAACGCTGGCGCCATGGGTTAAAGTGACGAGCTAACAGCTAGCGTTAGTTAGCAGCTTCGTTAAATACACTGCACTGATGTTTTTTACCCTCTGTATTGTTTCCTGGTTAATTTTCGCCGTCCCTCGTAGTTTCTTTGGCACAAAAACAATCGACATGTTTTATGTAGCCTGAGCTCTTTGCGACAAGACGCGCTCTTCTTCTAGTGTTTCGTCCCTCGTCTTCTTCGTCGGTTGTATTGACCGTCGCGTTGTGTCGTTCTCGTTGCATTACCGCCACCTTCTGGAGAGCTGCGGACCAGTCACGTTATTTAACCCGCCGTGTACCAGTCTTCACTCTGTTTATTgtcccagaggatgaatcctagTGTTTCAAGCAAAGGTGACCCCTCATGAGGGTTCAGAAAAAAACCCACTCAGGCAAAAAATTTTACCATTTGAatttaaacaacacattcaaTCTCTAGAGGAtgatttttgcattttgcacACTGTCCTTTTGTGCCACCCTCAggccaaaatgtcaaataaaaggGACTAGTTGTGACCCCTCCTTGGACCTGTGAGGAATTTTCATccatcttgattttttttttgcaaatcctacaaacaaaattaacaaacacaacatttatacTTGTATTATTCTGCACttcaataataatgtttttttttttttaaataaatacaaaaaaaatccagttaTAAATGAACAAGCAGCAAGTTCTAATTTGCTAAATATGTCTAAAGgaaattgatttatttcagGCCTtttttcacagaagacattttggcgtgtcaaatcaaatcaattttatttatatagccgaaaatcacaatcacattgcctcagtgggctttacaaactgtacagtgaacgacatcctctgccatattgagaaaaataacaacattttaacagcGGGGgcaaaaaaagatggaagagacctcaggaagagcaacagaggagagatccctctcccaggatggacagacatgctaTAGATGTCGCATTTTTTTCagtggacatgaagtataatcatgcTCACACtaatcaaacaaactggactctGGGGGGCAACACGCTTGGGCACGGTAAggattgcctagtgtgagtgcaCCTTtaggtttggactgttggttggacaaaatcaGCTGTTTGAAGACGTCACGTTGGGCTCTGGAGAGTTGTTATAGATGTCTCATTTACAGTGTCATAGCAGGTAAAGCACAGGTGTCATTAATGTGACTAATGATGGCTCTGCTGTATTGTGAATTACTTTACCGTGTACTAGGAGCAGGTCAGGTAGAGTGCAGCCCGTGTTAATGTTATCAGTTACACATGTGGTTATCCTGTTATGACATGacaaaaatgtctgcagtgaaaaggGCCTACTGTGCAAATACTTGCATAACAATTCTGATAAGCAGTATAGCGACACTATGATAATGATAAAGGCAAGAGTATTGGGTAGATAGCAGTACAGACTCATTTACATGACAACATCTGTGGCTGAGGTGATCTCGTGCCACTCaatcaaaatgattgttttctcatttaCCAGTTCAATAAACAAAAGCATCAATTCACTTATATCAATcctgtaattattaaaattaaatggtCAAACACTCGATACAGATCCAATCACATTCTACTCTGAGCTGCGAGGATTAGTCGATTTATCAACTAGCAAGAGTTGCCAACAATTTTTTCAAATAATCGTCAgttttctgttaaaaatgtttaacatttgctggttccagcttcttaaaaatggaaggatttgctgcttttctttgagaGTCTTGGGACATGCTTCGGCACGGTACGGTTGCACATGCATGAGCACAAGCACGCAacgtggacatgaagtataatcatgctcatgc harbors:
- the ss18l2 gene encoding SS18-like protein 2 — its product is MSIVFVPKKLRGTAKINQETIQRLLDENDQLVRCITEYMQKGRAVECVQYQQILHRNLVYLATIADSSPDNMPPSSNSTSNGTSASTPAVNGHGGK